One genomic segment of Streptomyces sp. NBC_00239 includes these proteins:
- a CDS encoding sigma-70 family RNA polymerase sigma factor — protein MRDDEALGSPTATGPAGSPKNSGAGAVGALVRRAVEGDEQATHDLLAHVHPLAIRYCRTRLSRLPGDARHFVEDLAQEVCVAVLMALPRYRDTGRPFEAFVFAIAAHKVADLQRAAMRHPGSTAVPSDEMPERPDDSLGPEERALLSSDAAWAKKLLANLPENQRELLVLRVAVGLTAEETGQMLGMSPGAVRVAQHRALSRLRALAEQ, from the coding sequence ATGCGCGACGACGAGGCCCTGGGGTCACCCACGGCCACGGGCCCTGCGGGGTCCCCCAAGAACAGCGGCGCCGGCGCGGTCGGTGCCCTGGTCCGTCGCGCGGTCGAAGGGGACGAACAGGCCACCCACGATCTGCTCGCCCATGTGCACCCGCTCGCGATCCGCTACTGCCGGACCCGCTTGTCCCGGCTGCCCGGAGACGCGCGCCACTTCGTGGAAGACCTGGCGCAGGAGGTCTGCGTCGCGGTGCTGATGGCCCTGCCCCGCTACCGGGACACCGGCCGCCCGTTCGAGGCCTTCGTCTTCGCCATCGCCGCCCACAAGGTCGCCGACCTCCAGCGGGCCGCCATGCGCCACCCGGGAAGCACGGCCGTGCCCTCCGACGAGATGCCGGAGCGGCCGGACGACTCGCTCGGCCCCGAGGAGCGGGCGCTGCTCAGCAGTGACGCCGCCTGGGCCAAGAAGCTGCTCGCCAATCTCCCCGAGAACCAGCGCGAACTGCTGGTGCTGCGGGTGGCCGTCGGACTGACGGCGGAGGAGACCGGACAGATGCTGGGCATGTCGCCGGGTGCCGTGCGCGTCGCGCAGCACCGGGCGCTGAGCCGACTGCGCGCACTCGCCGAGCAATAA
- the groL gene encoding chaperonin GroEL (60 kDa chaperone family; promotes refolding of misfolded polypeptides especially under stressful conditions; forms two stacked rings of heptamers to form a barrel-shaped 14mer; ends can be capped by GroES; misfolded proteins enter the barrel where they are refolded when GroES binds), with protein sequence MAKILKFDEDARRALERGVNKLADTVKVTIGPKGRNVVIDKKFGAPTITNDGVTIAREVELDDPYENLGAQLVKEVATKTNDIAGDGTTTATVLAQALVREGLRNVAAGASPAALKKGIDAAVKAVSEELLATARPIEDKSDIAAVAALSAQDQQVGELIAEAMDKVGKDGVITVEESNTFGLELEFTEGMAFDKGYLSPYMVSDQERMEAVLDDPYILINQGKISSIQDLLPLLEKVIQAGASKPLLIIAEDVEGEALSTLVVNKIRGTFNAVAVKAPGFGDRRKAMLQDMATLTGATVIAEEVGLKLDQAGLDVLGSARRVTISKDDTTIVDGGGSSDEVLGRVNQIKAEIESTDSDWDREKLQERLAKLAGGVCVIKVGAATEVELKEKKHRLEDAISATRAAVEEGIVSGGGSALVHAVKVLEGNLGLSGDEATGVAVVRRAAVEPLRWIAENAGLEGYVITSKVAELDKGQGFNAATGEYGDLVKAGVIDPVKVTRSALENAASIASLLLTTETLVVEKPAEEEADAGHGHGHGHSH encoded by the coding sequence ATGGCGAAGATCCTGAAGTTCGACGAGGACGCCCGTCGCGCCCTCGAGCGCGGCGTCAACAAGCTTGCCGACACGGTCAAGGTGACGATCGGCCCCAAGGGCCGCAACGTCGTCATCGACAAGAAGTTCGGCGCCCCCACCATCACCAACGACGGTGTCACCATCGCTCGCGAGGTCGAGCTGGACGACCCGTACGAGAACCTGGGCGCCCAGCTCGTGAAGGAGGTGGCGACCAAGACCAACGACATCGCGGGTGACGGCACCACCACCGCCACGGTCCTGGCCCAGGCGCTGGTCCGCGAGGGCCTGCGCAACGTCGCCGCCGGCGCCTCCCCGGCCGCCCTGAAGAAGGGCATCGACGCCGCGGTCAAGGCGGTCTCCGAGGAGCTCCTCGCCACCGCCCGTCCGATCGAGGACAAGTCCGACATCGCCGCCGTGGCCGCGCTCTCCGCGCAGGACCAGCAGGTCGGCGAGCTCATCGCCGAGGCGATGGACAAGGTCGGCAAGGACGGTGTCATCACCGTCGAGGAGTCCAACACCTTCGGCCTGGAGCTGGAGTTCACCGAGGGCATGGCCTTCGACAAGGGCTACCTCTCGCCGTACATGGTCTCCGACCAGGAGCGTATGGAGGCCGTCCTCGACGACCCGTACATCCTGATCAACCAGGGCAAGATCTCCTCGATCCAGGACCTGCTGCCGCTGCTGGAGAAGGTCATCCAGGCCGGCGCCTCCAAGCCGCTCCTGATCATCGCCGAGGACGTCGAGGGCGAGGCGCTCTCCACCCTCGTCGTCAACAAGATCCGCGGCACCTTCAACGCGGTGGCCGTCAAGGCCCCCGGCTTCGGTGACCGCCGCAAGGCGATGCTCCAGGACATGGCCACCCTCACCGGTGCCACCGTCATCGCCGAGGAGGTCGGCCTCAAGCTCGACCAGGCCGGTCTGGACGTGCTGGGCTCCGCCCGCCGCGTGACCATCTCGAAGGACGACACCACCATCGTCGACGGTGGCGGCAGCTCCGACGAGGTCCTCGGCCGCGTCAACCAGATCAAGGCCGAGATCGAGTCCACGGACTCGGACTGGGACCGCGAGAAGCTGCAGGAGCGCCTGGCGAAGCTCGCCGGCGGCGTCTGCGTCATCAAGGTCGGCGCCGCCACCGAGGTGGAGCTCAAGGAGAAGAAGCACCGCCTCGAGGACGCCATCTCGGCGACCCGCGCCGCGGTCGAGGAGGGCATCGTCTCCGGCGGTGGCTCCGCGCTCGTCCACGCCGTCAAGGTCCTCGAGGGCAACCTCGGCCTGTCGGGCGACGAGGCCACCGGTGTCGCGGTCGTGCGCCGCGCCGCCGTCGAGCCGCTGCGCTGGATCGCCGAGAACGCCGGCCTCGAGGGCTACGTCATCACCTCGAAGGTCGCCGAGCTCGACAAGGGCCAGGGCTTCAACGCCGCCACCGGCGAGTACGGCGACCTGGTGAAGGCCGGCGTCATCGACCCGGTCAAGGTCACCCGCTCCGCCCTGGAGAACGCCGCTTCCATCGCGTCGCTGCTGCTCACGACCGAGACCCTGGTCGTCGAGAAGCCGGCCGAGGAAGAGGCCGACGCCGGTCACGGCCACGGTCACGGCCACAGCCACTGA
- a CDS encoding MOSC domain-containing protein, protein MHLISVNAGKATAVDYTDTEGGLTGIGKRPLTGPVRVFAPGPKGTAGSGVAGDEICDLRHHGGEHQAVYAYAREDLDWWEAELGRELPGGLFGENLTTAGIDVNGARIGERWRIGRDLVLEVTSARIPCRTFQGVLGEPGWVRRFTRTARPGAYLRVVQEGEIAAGDPVEILHRPDHEVTVAFWFRAFTTERELLARTLAAGAAMPPSAHETVRGYLEKYGDTRA, encoded by the coding sequence ATGCATCTCATCTCCGTGAACGCGGGCAAGGCGACCGCCGTCGACTACACCGACACCGAGGGAGGCCTGACCGGCATCGGCAAGCGGCCGCTCACCGGACCGGTACGGGTCTTCGCCCCCGGCCCCAAGGGCACCGCGGGCAGCGGGGTCGCCGGGGACGAGATCTGCGACCTGCGCCACCACGGCGGCGAGCACCAGGCGGTCTACGCGTACGCCCGCGAGGACCTGGACTGGTGGGAGGCCGAGCTGGGGCGCGAGCTGCCCGGCGGGCTCTTCGGCGAGAACCTCACCACCGCCGGGATCGACGTCAACGGCGCCCGGATCGGCGAGCGCTGGCGGATCGGCCGGGACCTGGTGCTCGAAGTGACCTCGGCCCGGATCCCGTGCCGCACTTTCCAGGGCGTGCTGGGCGAGCCGGGCTGGGTCCGGCGGTTCACGCGGACCGCGCGGCCGGGCGCGTACCTGCGGGTGGTCCAGGAGGGCGAGATCGCCGCCGGCGACCCGGTCGAGATCCTGCACCGCCCGGACCACGAGGTCACGGTGGCCTTCTGGTTCCGCGCGTTCACCACCGAGCGGGAGCTGCTGGCGCGCACCCTCGCGGCGGGTGCGGCGATGCCCCCCTCGGCACACGAAACCGTGCGCGGCTACCTGGAGAAGTACGGCGACACGCGGGCATGA
- the guaB gene encoding IMP dehydrogenase: MTVNGDGVPDKFAALGLTYDDVLLLPGSSDMAPDEIDTSSRISKNVRVNVPLLSAAMDKVTEARMAIAMARQGGVGVLHRNLSIADQANQVDLVKRSESGMVTDPITVHPDATLREADELCAKFRISGVPVTDPAGKLLGIVTNRDMAFESDRTRQVREVMTPMPLVTGKVGISGVDAMELLRRHKIEKLPLVDDSGILKGLITVKDFVKAEKYPNAAKDKDGRLLVGAAVGVAGDAYERAQALIEAGADFIVVDTAHGHSRLVGDMVAKIKSNSSVDVIGGNVATRDGAQALIDSGVDGIKVGVGPGSICTTRVVAGIGVPQVTAIYEASLAAKAAGVPVIGDGGLQYSGDIAKALVAGADTVMLGSLLAGCEESPGELLFINGKQFKSYRGMGSLGAMQSRGDRKSFSKDRYFQEGVGGDDKLIPEGIEGQVPYRGPLSAVVHQLVGGLRQSMFYVGGRTVPELQDRGRFVRITSAGLKESHPHDIQMTVEAPNYSRKG; this comes from the coding sequence ATGACTGTCAACGGTGACGGAGTGCCCGACAAATTCGCCGCGCTCGGGCTGACGTACGACGACGTCCTGCTGCTGCCGGGCTCGTCGGACATGGCGCCGGACGAGATCGACACCTCCTCGCGCATCTCCAAGAACGTGCGGGTCAACGTCCCGCTGCTGTCCGCCGCCATGGACAAGGTCACCGAGGCCCGCATGGCCATCGCGATGGCCCGCCAGGGCGGCGTCGGCGTACTGCACCGCAACCTCTCCATCGCCGACCAGGCCAACCAGGTCGACCTGGTCAAGCGCTCCGAGTCCGGCATGGTCACCGACCCGATCACGGTGCACCCGGACGCGACCCTGCGCGAGGCCGACGAGCTGTGCGCGAAGTTCCGCATCTCCGGCGTCCCGGTCACCGACCCGGCCGGCAAGCTGCTGGGCATCGTCACCAACCGCGACATGGCCTTCGAGTCGGACCGTACGCGCCAGGTGCGCGAGGTCATGACCCCGATGCCGCTGGTCACGGGCAAGGTCGGCATCTCCGGCGTGGACGCCATGGAACTGCTGCGCCGCCACAAGATCGAGAAGCTGCCGCTGGTCGACGACTCGGGCATCCTCAAGGGCCTCATCACGGTCAAGGACTTCGTCAAGGCCGAGAAGTACCCGAACGCCGCCAAGGACAAGGACGGCCGCCTGCTGGTCGGCGCCGCCGTCGGTGTCGCCGGCGACGCGTACGAGCGCGCCCAGGCCCTGATCGAGGCGGGCGCCGACTTCATCGTCGTCGACACCGCGCACGGCCACTCCCGCCTGGTAGGCGACATGGTCGCCAAGATCAAGTCGAACTCCTCCGTGGACGTCATCGGCGGCAACGTCGCCACCCGCGACGGCGCCCAGGCGCTCATCGACTCGGGCGTCGACGGCATCAAGGTCGGCGTCGGCCCCGGCTCCATCTGCACCACCCGCGTCGTCGCCGGCATCGGCGTCCCGCAGGTCACCGCCATCTACGAGGCCTCCCTCGCGGCGAAGGCGGCGGGCGTCCCGGTCATCGGCGACGGCGGCCTCCAGTACTCCGGCGACATCGCGAAGGCGCTGGTCGCGGGCGCCGACACGGTGATGCTCGGCTCGCTGCTCGCGGGCTGCGAGGAGTCCCCGGGCGAGCTGCTCTTCATCAACGGCAAGCAGTTCAAGTCGTACCGCGGCATGGGCTCGCTGGGCGCGATGCAGTCCCGTGGCGACCGCAAGTCGTTCTCCAAGGACCGCTACTTCCAGGAGGGCGTGGGCGGCGACGACAAGCTCATCCCCGAGGGCATCGAGGGCCAGGTCCCCTACCGGGGTCCGCTGTCCGCGGTCGTCCACCAGCTGGTCGGCGGTCTGCGCCAGTCGATGTTCTACGTCGGCGGCCGGACGGTGCCCGAGCTGCAGGACCGGGGCCGGTTCGTCCGGATCACCTCGGCGGGGCTCAAGGAGAGCCACCCGCACGACATCCAGATGACGGTCGAGGCGCCGAACTACTCCCGCAAGGGCTGA
- a CDS encoding ester cyclase, with protein MTFVQIIDYKTSRQDDLNQLLDRYVSQSQGKRTVTHSIVGKDRENENHFVDVVEFPSYEEAMRNSHLPETDKMFQEMVALCDGMPSFTNLDVVRDEHLNTLLVNRMYDEVAMKGDMSVIEEIFASDYRDHDISNPEDKIGPAGIREDVQGWRSAFDFTFTRDAQMAQDDYVTTLWTWSGKHKGEFMGVAPTGKTCTMTGTTVFRCQDGMIKEGWWHYDAMALMRQLGAM; from the coding sequence ATGACATTCGTACAGATAATCGATTACAAGACCAGCCGGCAGGACGACCTCAATCAGCTGCTCGACCGGTACGTCTCGCAGAGCCAAGGCAAGCGCACCGTCACCCACAGCATCGTGGGCAAGGACCGCGAGAACGAGAACCACTTCGTGGACGTGGTCGAATTCCCCTCGTACGAAGAGGCCATGAGGAACTCTCACCTCCCCGAGACGGACAAGATGTTCCAGGAGATGGTGGCCCTCTGCGACGGGATGCCCAGCTTCACCAACCTGGACGTCGTGCGGGACGAGCACCTCAACACGCTGCTGGTGAACCGGATGTACGACGAGGTCGCCATGAAGGGCGACATGTCCGTCATCGAGGAGATCTTCGCGTCGGACTACCGCGACCACGACATCAGCAACCCGGAGGACAAGATCGGGCCCGCGGGCATCCGTGAGGACGTGCAGGGATGGCGGTCCGCCTTCGACTTCACGTTCACGCGGGACGCCCAGATGGCGCAGGACGACTACGTCACCACGCTGTGGACCTGGAGCGGCAAGCACAAGGGCGAGTTCATGGGCGTCGCCCCGACCGGCAAGACCTGCACGATGACCGGCACGACGGTCTTCCGATGTCAGGACGGAATGATCAAGGAAGGGTGGTGGCACTACGACGCCATGGCCCTGATGAGGCAACTGGGCGCCATGTAG
- a CDS encoding WhiB family transcriptional regulator, with the protein MADFSRLPGPNADLWDWQLLAACRGVDSSLFFHPEGERGAARSAREASAKEVCMRCPVRAECAAHALAVREPYGVWGGLTEDEREELMGRARHRLITASAPASASTSGAGRTHTH; encoded by the coding sequence ATGGCAGATTTCTCCCGCCTCCCCGGACCGAACGCCGACCTCTGGGACTGGCAGCTGCTGGCAGCGTGCCGAGGGGTCGACAGCTCCCTCTTCTTCCACCCGGAGGGCGAGCGGGGCGCGGCCAGGAGCGCGCGCGAGGCCTCGGCTAAAGAGGTCTGCATGCGATGCCCGGTGCGCGCGGAGTGCGCCGCACACGCCCTCGCCGTACGTGAGCCGTACGGAGTCTGGGGCGGGCTCACCGAGGACGAGCGCGAGGAGCTGATGGGCCGCGCCCGCCACCGCCTGATCACCGCGTCCGCGCCCGCGTCCGCATCCACCTCGGGTGCGGGCAGGACCCACACGCACTGA
- a CDS encoding nucleotide sugar dehydrogenase, with translation MPADLAVIGLGHLGLPLAQAAVAAGVETIGFDAGPATDSTLTAAEVRRMSAAGFRVTTNPAELGRVRTAVICAPTALGADRALDLSAVGEAARALAARLRPHTTVILESAAHPGVTEDYLRPLLESGSGLHAGRDFHLAYSPSRLDPGNRTHGFANTPKVIGGLTPACTESAAAFYARLTDKVVRARGLREAETVQLLETTYRHVNIALVNEMAVLCHDIGVDLWDVIRCAETKPYGFQAFRPGPGVGGHGVPLDPNYLPHTPRTPGHPLRMMGLAQEVNNRMPQYVIQRCATLLNEHGKSARGARVLLLGVTYKPDLADQEGSPAREIASRLLDLGALVSYHDPYIAGWRVRDRPVPRADSLYEAAASADLTVLLQHHRTYDLQGLAVKAQLLLDTRGASPVGAAHRL, from the coding sequence ATGCCCGCAGACCTCGCCGTCATCGGCCTCGGCCATCTCGGCCTCCCCCTCGCCCAGGCCGCGGTCGCCGCGGGCGTCGAGACCATCGGGTTCGACGCCGGGCCGGCGACCGACAGCACCCTCACGGCCGCCGAAGTCCGCCGGATGTCGGCGGCCGGCTTCCGCGTCACCACCAACCCGGCCGAACTGGGCCGGGTCCGCACCGCCGTCATCTGCGCGCCCACCGCCCTCGGCGCCGACCGGGCCCTGGACCTGTCCGCCGTCGGCGAGGCCGCCCGGGCCCTGGCCGCGCGGCTGCGCCCGCACACCACCGTCATCCTCGAATCGGCCGCCCACCCCGGCGTCACCGAGGACTACCTGCGCCCCCTCCTCGAATCCGGCTCCGGGCTGCACGCCGGACGCGACTTCCACCTCGCCTACTCCCCCAGCCGGCTGGACCCGGGCAACCGCACCCACGGCTTCGCCAACACCCCCAAGGTGATCGGCGGCCTCACCCCCGCCTGCACCGAGTCCGCCGCCGCCTTCTACGCCCGGCTGACCGACAAGGTGGTGCGCGCCCGCGGCCTGCGCGAGGCCGAGACCGTACAACTGCTCGAAACCACGTACCGGCACGTCAACATCGCCCTGGTCAACGAGATGGCGGTGCTCTGCCACGACATCGGCGTCGACCTGTGGGACGTCATCCGCTGCGCGGAGACCAAGCCGTACGGCTTCCAGGCCTTCCGCCCCGGCCCCGGAGTCGGCGGCCACGGCGTCCCGCTCGACCCCAATTACCTCCCGCACACCCCCCGCACCCCCGGCCACCCGCTGCGCATGATGGGCCTGGCGCAGGAGGTCAACAACCGGATGCCGCAGTACGTCATCCAGCGCTGCGCCACCCTGCTGAACGAGCACGGCAAGTCCGCCCGCGGGGCCCGCGTGCTGCTCCTCGGCGTGACGTACAAGCCCGACCTGGCCGACCAGGAGGGCTCCCCGGCCCGCGAGATCGCCAGCCGCCTCCTCGACCTCGGCGCGCTGGTCAGCTACCACGACCCGTACATCGCGGGCTGGCGGGTGCGCGACCGGCCGGTGCCGCGCGCGGATTCGCTCTACGAGGCCGCCGCCAGCGCCGACCTGACGGTCCTGCTCCAGCACCACCGCACGTACGACCTCCAGGGCCTGGCCGTGAAGGCGCAGTTGCTGCTGGACACCCGGGGCGCCAGCCCGGTGGGCGCGGCCCACCGCCTCTGA
- a CDS encoding GuaB3 family IMP dehydrogenase-related protein: MTEIEIGRGKRGRRAYAFDDIAIVPSRRTRDPKEVSIAWQIDAYRFELPFLAAPMDSVVSPQTAIRIGELGGLGVLNLEGLWTRYEDPQPLLDEIAELDEDSATRRLQEIYSAPIQADLIRQRIKEVRDSGVVTAAALSPQRTAEFSKAVVDAGVDIFVIRGTTVSAEHVSGAAEPLNLKQFIYELDVPVIVGGCATYTAALHLMRTGAAGVLVGFGGGAAHTTRNVLGIQVPMATAVADVAAARRDYMDESGGRYVHVIADGGVGWSGDIPKAVACGADAVMMGSPLARATDAPGKGNHWGMEAVHEDVPRGKKVDLGTVGTTEEILTGPSHSPDGSMNIFGALRRSMATTGYSELKEFQRVEVTIADSQHSR, from the coding sequence GTGACTGAGATCGAGATCGGGCGCGGCAAGCGCGGCCGCAGGGCGTACGCGTTCGACGACATCGCCATCGTCCCGAGCCGGCGTACCCGGGACCCGAAGGAGGTCTCGATCGCCTGGCAGATCGACGCCTATCGTTTCGAGCTTCCCTTCCTGGCCGCCCCCATGGACTCGGTCGTCTCCCCGCAGACCGCCATCCGCATCGGCGAGCTCGGCGGCCTCGGCGTGCTGAACCTCGAAGGCCTGTGGACCCGGTACGAGGACCCGCAGCCGCTGCTCGACGAGATCGCCGAGCTCGACGAGGACTCCGCGACCCGCCGGCTCCAGGAGATCTACTCCGCTCCGATCCAGGCGGACCTGATCCGGCAGCGCATCAAGGAGGTGCGCGACTCGGGTGTCGTCACCGCCGCCGCGCTCTCCCCGCAGCGCACCGCCGAGTTCTCCAAGGCCGTGGTCGACGCGGGCGTGGACATCTTCGTGATCCGCGGCACCACCGTCTCCGCCGAGCACGTCTCCGGGGCCGCCGAGCCGCTGAACCTGAAGCAGTTCATCTACGAGCTGGACGTCCCGGTCATCGTCGGCGGCTGCGCCACGTACACCGCGGCCCTGCACCTGATGCGCACCGGCGCGGCCGGTGTGCTGGTCGGCTTCGGCGGCGGCGCCGCGCACACCACGCGCAACGTGCTGGGCATCCAGGTCCCGATGGCGACCGCGGTCGCCGACGTGGCCGCGGCCCGCCGCGACTACATGGACGAGTCCGGCGGCCGCTACGTGCACGTCATCGCCGACGGCGGCGTGGGCTGGTCCGGCGACATCCCGAAGGCCGTCGCCTGCGGCGCCGACGCCGTGATGATGGGCTCCCCGCTGGCCCGTGCCACCGACGCGCCCGGCAAGGGCAACCACTGGGGCATGGAGGCCGTCCACGAGGACGTGCCGCGCGGCAAGAAGGTCGACCTCGGCACGGTCGGCACCACCGAGGAGATCCTCACCGGCCCGTCGCACTCCCCGGACGGCTCGATGAACATCTTCGGCGCGCTGCGCCGCTCGATGGCCACCACCGGCTACAGCGAGCTCAAGGAGTTCCAGCGGGTCGAGGTCACGATCGCGGACTCGCAGCACAGCCGCTGA
- the groES gene encoding co-chaperone GroES: MTTASSKVAIKPLEDRIVVQPLDAEQTTASGLVIPDTAKEKPQEGVVLAVGPGRFEDGQRLPLDVTVGDIVLYSKYGGTEVKYSGEEYLVLSARDVLAIVEK, encoded by the coding sequence GTGACGACCGCCAGCTCCAAGGTTGCCATCAAGCCGCTCGAGGACCGCATTGTGGTCCAGCCGCTCGACGCCGAGCAGACCACGGCCTCCGGCCTGGTCATCCCGGACACCGCGAAGGAGAAGCCCCAGGAGGGCGTCGTCCTCGCCGTGGGCCCGGGCCGCTTCGAGGACGGCCAGCGTCTCCCGCTGGACGTCACCGTTGGCGACATCGTGCTGTACAGCAAGTACGGCGGCACCGAGGTGAAGTACAGCGGCGAGGAGTACCTCGTCCTCTCGGCTCGCGACGTGCTCGCGATCGTCGAGAAGTAA
- a CDS encoding SDR family NAD(P)-dependent oxidoreductase gives MTTALITGSTAGIGAAFARQLAAQGNNLVLVARDTKRLREQATELHDRHGIEAEVLTADLSSEEGIAAVETRLADRRDPVDLLVNNAGFGNRGRYLDVPMADELAMLKVHVEAVLRLTSAATASMRERGRGGVVNVASVAAFLPRGTYGASKAWVVQFTQGAAKDLAGSGVRLMALCPGFVRTEFHERAGMGTDNIPNWMWLDADKLVTSALADLARGRTVSIPDPRYKALMGVVKLTPRGLLGGVSSRTGRKYGPQ, from the coding sequence ATGACGACTGCTCTGATTACGGGTTCCACGGCGGGCATCGGCGCCGCGTTCGCGCGGCAGCTGGCCGCCCAGGGGAACAATCTGGTGCTGGTGGCCCGCGACACCAAGCGGCTGCGCGAGCAGGCGACGGAGCTGCACGACCGGCACGGGATCGAGGCCGAGGTGCTGACCGCCGACCTGTCGTCGGAGGAGGGCATCGCCGCCGTCGAGACCCGGCTGGCGGACCGCCGGGACCCGGTGGACCTGCTGGTGAACAACGCGGGCTTCGGCAACAGGGGCCGCTACCTCGACGTCCCGATGGCCGACGAGCTGGCGATGCTGAAGGTCCACGTGGAGGCCGTGCTGCGGCTGACCTCGGCGGCGACCGCGAGCATGCGCGAGCGCGGCCGCGGCGGGGTCGTGAACGTGGCGTCGGTGGCGGCGTTCCTGCCGCGCGGCACGTACGGCGCGAGCAAGGCGTGGGTCGTGCAGTTCACCCAGGGCGCGGCCAAGGACCTGGCCGGTTCGGGCGTTCGCCTGATGGCCCTGTGCCCGGGATTCGTTCGGACCGAGTTCCACGAGCGGGCCGGCATGGGCACCGACAACATCCCGAACTGGATGTGGCTCGACGCGGACAAACTGGTGACCTCGGCCCTGGCCGACCTGGCGCGCGGCCGCACGGTTTCGATCCCGGACCCGCGGTACAAGGCACTGATGGGCGTGGTGAAGCTGACCCCGCGCGGACTGCTGGGCGGCGTGTCCTCCCGTACGGGGCGCAAGTACGGGCCCCAGTAG
- a CDS encoding LysR family transcriptional regulator: protein MIEARHLRVLRAVAATGSFSAAARELGCTQPAVSQQMKALEQGAGTPLLIRAGREMRLTQAGEALVRHAAGILAGLTAAEEEVAAIAGLRAGRVRLVSFPSGSSTLVPTALAAMRAEHPGTRISLVEAEPPRSVEMLREGDCDVALAFRYTGAGDPAEWADLVVRPLLTDKLVGLVPEGHRLAGAERVAMAELADEPWIAGCPRCRRHLVEVCEEAGFTPRIDFATDDYPAVVGLVGAGLGVAVLPELAVESVRTKGARTVEVEPAVRREVVALTLPDLARVPAVAATLTQLQAAAAR, encoded by the coding sequence GTGATCGAGGCACGTCATCTCCGAGTCCTGCGCGCCGTGGCCGCCACCGGCTCCTTCTCCGCCGCCGCCCGCGAGCTGGGCTGCACCCAGCCCGCCGTCAGCCAGCAGATGAAGGCCCTGGAGCAGGGGGCCGGCACCCCGCTGCTGATCCGCGCCGGCCGCGAGATGCGGCTGACCCAGGCGGGCGAGGCGCTGGTCCGGCATGCCGCGGGCATCCTGGCCGGGCTCACCGCCGCCGAGGAGGAGGTCGCCGCGATCGCGGGCCTGCGCGCCGGCCGGGTCCGGCTGGTGTCCTTCCCCAGTGGCAGCTCCACCCTGGTGCCCACCGCGCTCGCCGCGATGCGCGCGGAGCACCCCGGAACCCGGATCTCGCTGGTCGAGGCCGAGCCGCCGCGCTCCGTCGAGATGCTCCGCGAGGGCGACTGCGACGTGGCCCTCGCCTTCCGTTACACCGGCGCCGGAGACCCGGCGGAGTGGGCGGACCTGGTGGTGCGGCCGCTGCTCACCGACAAGCTGGTCGGCCTGGTGCCGGAGGGCCACCGGCTCGCCGGGGCGGAGCGGGTCGCGATGGCCGAACTCGCCGACGAGCCGTGGATCGCGGGCTGCCCGCGCTGCCGCCGCCACCTGGTGGAGGTGTGCGAGGAGGCGGGCTTCACCCCGCGCATCGACTTCGCCACCGACGACTACCCGGCCGTGGTCGGCCTGGTCGGGGCCGGCCTGGGCGTGGCGGTGCTGCCGGAGCTCGCCGTGGAGTCCGTACGCACCAAGGGCGCGCGGACGGTCGAGGTCGAGCCCGCCGTCCGGCGCGAGGTGGTCGCGCTGACCCTGCCCGACCTGGCGCGGGTGCCGGCGGTCGCCGCGACCCTGACGCAGCTCCAAGCCGCCGCGGCCCGCTAG
- a CDS encoding response regulator transcription factor, whose translation MTSVLVCDDSPLAREALRRAVATVPGVERVTTAANGEEVLRRWGADRSDLILMDVRMPGLGGVETVRRLLSADPGARIIMLTVAEDLDGVALAVAAGARGYLHKDASRAELRATVTQALADPTWRLAPRRLRSAEMGAAPTLTAREIQVLEGMSHGRSNAEIGRELFLSEDTVKTHARRLFKKLGASDRAHAVALGFRWGLVR comes from the coding sequence ATGACATCCGTCCTCGTCTGCGACGATTCCCCGCTTGCCCGAGAGGCGCTCCGCCGCGCGGTGGCCACCGTGCCCGGCGTCGAGCGTGTGACGACGGCCGCCAACGGCGAGGAAGTCCTCCGCCGCTGGGGTGCCGACCGGTCCGACCTGATTCTGATGGACGTACGGATGCCCGGGCTCGGCGGTGTCGAGACCGTACGCCGGCTGCTCTCGGCCGATCCGGGCGCCCGCATCATCATGCTGACCGTGGCCGAGGACCTCGACGGGGTCGCGCTCGCGGTCGCCGCCGGCGCCCGCGGCTATCTGCACAAGGACGCCTCGCGTGCCGAACTGCGCGCGACGGTGACCCAGGCGCTGGCCGACCCGACCTGGCGGCTCGCGCCGCGCCGGCTCCGGTCGGCCGAGATGGGCGCGGCGCCCACGCTCACCGCGCGCGAGATCCAGGTGCTGGAGGGCATGAGCCACGGCCGGTCCAACGCGGAGATCGGGCGCGAGCTCTTCCTCTCCGAGGACACGGTCAAGACGCACGCCCGCCGGCTCTTCAAGAAGCTGGGTGCGTCCGACCGGGCGCACGCCGTGGCGCTGGGGTTCCGCTGGGGCCTCGTCCGCTGA